In Gossypium raimondii isolate GPD5lz chromosome 12, ASM2569854v1, whole genome shotgun sequence, a single window of DNA contains:
- the LOC128031871 gene encoding S-adenosyl-L-methionine:benzoic acid/salicylic acid carboxyl methyltransferase 2-like yields MEVVQVLHMNGGVGETSYANNSFVQQKVITMTKPITEDAITKLYCSTYPEEIAIADLGCSSGPNTFFVVSELIKVVDSARRKISQKSPEYHVFLNDLPGNDFNTIFRSLSIFQNKLREQLEPGIGPCFFTGVPGSFYGRLFRKNCLHFVHSSYSLQWLSQVPQGLESNKGNIYMASTSPPNVLKAYYEQFQQDFSLFLKCRSEELVDGGRMVLTFLGRRNDDPSSKECCYIWELLAMALNDMVLEGVIEEEKLNSFNIPQYTPSPAEVKYEVEKEGSFSIDQLEVTEVNWNAYQNETDLSDAFKDGGYNVAKCMRAVAEPLLFSHFGEAIIDEVFRRYREIVADPMSKEKTEFINVIVSLKKA; encoded by the exons ATGGAAGTAGTTCAAGTTCTTCATATGAATGGAGGAGTTGGAGAAACCAGCTATGCAAACAATTCTTTTGTTCAG CAAAAGGTTATAACCATGACAAAGCCAATCACAGAGGACGCCATAACTAAGCTCTATTGCAGCACTTATCCGGAAGAAATAGCCATCGCAGATTTGGGTTGTTCTTCCGGACCCAACACTTTCTTTGTGGTATCTGAACTTATCAAAGTGGTGGATAGTGCTCGCCGAAAGATCTCCCAAAAATCCCCCGAGTATCATGTGTTTTTGAATGATCTTCCTGGGAATGACTTCAACACCATTTTCAGGTCCTTGTCCATCTTCCAGAACAAACTGAGGGAGCAACTTGAACCCGGTATTGGGCCATGTTTTTTCACTGGAGTACCTGGTTCTTTCTACGGAAGGCTTTTCAGGAAAAACTGCCTTCATTTTGTACACTCTTCCTATAGTCTGCAATGGCTCTCTCAg gTTCCTCAAGGGCTGGAAAGTAATAAAGGGAACATTTACATGGCTAGCACAAGTCCACCAAACGTGCTTAAGGCTTACTATGAGCAATTTCAACAGgatttttccttgtttttgaAGTGTAGGTCAGAGGAACTGGTGGATGGAGGGCGCATGGTTTTGACATTTTTAGGGAGAAGAAATGATGACCCTTCAAGCAAAGAGTGTTGTTACATTTGGGAGCTTTTGGCCATGGCTCTCAATGATATGGTCCTTGAG GGAGTGATAGAAGAAGAGAAACTGAACAGCTTCAACATCCCACAATACACACCATCTCCAGCAGAGGTTAAATATGAGGTTGAGAAGGAAGGGTCGTTCAGCATCGATCAATTGGAAGTAACTGAAGTGAATTGGAACGCTTATCAGAACGAAACTGACTTATCTGATGCATTCAAGGATGGTGGGTACAACGTCGCCAAGTGCATGAGAGCTGTGGCTGAACCACTGCTTTTCAGCCACTTTGGTGAAGCAATCATCGATGAAGTGTTTCGAAGGTACAGAGAAATTGTTGCTGATCCCATGTCCAAAGAGAAGACTGAGTTTATCAATGTCATTGTTTCTCTTAAAAAAGCTTGA